Proteins encoded within one genomic window of Setaria italica strain Yugu1 chromosome IV, Setaria_italica_v2.0, whole genome shotgun sequence:
- the LOC101775258 gene encoding peroxisomal multifunctional enzyme type 2, with amino-acid sequence MDCLLLPASRDCSTSPQNRTSSPPLASPSCNLSLPVRLCAATRSSPAEMDGSSLKSAQLLEQMRLHMATDAGKELTKKVGLVYQLNIAPKKLGVDEEIFVVDLKKGEVSKGPYQGKPDATFSFTDNDFLGIASGKTNPQIAFIRGAIKIKGSIAAAQKFTPDIFPKPAKL; translated from the exons atggattgccttctccTTCCCGCAAGCCGCGACTGCTCTACTTCCCCACAAAACCGAACCAGCTCCCCTCCTCTCGCATCTCCCTCCTGCAATCTCTCTCTCCCAGTTCGACTCTGCGCTGCTACTCGTAGCTCGCCCGCTGAGATGGACGGCAGCAGCCTCAAGTCCGCGCAGCTCCTGGAGCAGATGCGCCTGCACATGGCCACCGACGCCGGCAaggagctcaccaagaaggtcGGCCTCGTCTACCAGCTCAACATCGCCCCCAAG AAGCTCGGCGTTGACGAGGAGATCTTCGTGGTCGACCTCAAGAAGGGCGAGGTCAGCAAAG GACCGTACCAGGGGAAGCCGGATGCTACCTTCTCCTTCACTGACAACGATTTCCTTGGAATCGCCAGCGGCAAGACGAACCCGCAGATTGCGTTCATCCG CGGAGCTATTAAGATCAAGGGGAGCATAGCCGCTGCGCAGAAGTTCACCCCTGACATCTTCCCCAAGCCAGCGAAGCTGTAG